One window of Medicago truncatula cultivar Jemalong A17 chromosome 2, MtrunA17r5.0-ANR, whole genome shotgun sequence genomic DNA carries:
- the LOC120578279 gene encoding LOW QUALITY PROTEIN: boron transporter 4-like (The sequence of the model RefSeq protein was modified relative to this genomic sequence to represent the inferred CDS: deleted 1 base in 1 codon): MYIFFASALPVIAFGAQLSRETDGSLSTVETLASTAICGIIHSIFGGQPLLILGVAEPTILMYTYLYNYAKNKEGLGRELFLAWVGWVCVWTALLLFLLAIFNAAIIINRFTRIAGELFGMLITVLFIQEAIKGMVSEFEVPKEGDPTLDKYQFHWLYANGLLGIIFTFCLLYTSLKSRRARSWLYGTGWLRSFIADYGVPFLVVVWTALSFTVVASKVPSGVPRRLVAPLAWESASLHHWTVIKDMGKVSLEHIFAAFVPALMIAGLYFFDHSVASQLAQQKEFNLKKSSAYHYDILLLGFMTLLCGLIGLPPSNGVLPQSPMHTKSLAVLKKQLIRRKMVKSAKESIRKKASNSEIYGMMQAVFIEMDNDPNNHSVVKELEDLKDFVLNGEDKGDNNKSTFDLEKHIDTYLPVRVKEQRVSNLLQSLFVGVAVFAMPAIKMIPTSVLWGYFAYMAIDSLPGNQFWERILLLFVRPSRWYKLLEGDHASFVESIPFKHIVLFTLFQCVYFLVCFGVTWIPIAGMLFPLPFFLLITLRQYILPKLFSPNHLMELDAAEYEEIPGAPRLSFNISYKSKSPKVGSKEIGNAEILDELTTNRGELKVRTIMSFSEERNNQVYPHKLDSN, translated from the exons ATGTATATTTTCTTTGCTTCTGCTCTACCTGTTATTGCCTTCGGCGCGCAGCTCAGTAGGGAAACAG ATGGAAGCTTAAGCACTGTGGAAACACTGGCTTCTACAGCCATTTGTGGAATCATACACTCCATTTTTGGTGGACAACCTCTCCTAATACTAGGAGTGGCAGAACCCACTATCCTTATGTACacatatttgtacaattatgcCAAAAATAAGGAAGGTTTGGGAAGAGAACTCTTTTTGGCTTGGGTAGGATG GGTTTGTGTATGGACTGCTCTATTGCTATTTCTTTTAGCAATATTCAATGCTGCCATTATCATCAACAGATTTACAAGAATTGCTGGCGAGCTTTTTGGCATGTTGATTACAGTCTTATTCATTCAAGAAGCTATCAAG GGAATGGTAAGTGAGTTTGAAGTTCCTAAAGAGGGGGATCCAACATTGGATAAATACCAATTTCATTGGTTGTATGCAAATGGATTGCTAGGAATTATATTCACTTTTTGCCTTCTCTATACTTCTTTGAAAAGCAGAAGAGCAAGGTCATGGTTATATGGAACAG GTTGGTTGAGAAGTTTCATTGCAGACTATGGAGTACCATTCTTGGTAGTGGTGTGGACAGCTTTATCATTTACAGTAGTAGCAAGTAAAGTACCTTCTGGAGTTCCAAGAAGACTCGTTGCACCTTTGGCTTGGGAATCTGCATCATTACATCACTGGACAGTAATCAaa GATATGGGGAAGGTTTCTCTGGAACATATTTTTGCTGCTTTTGTTCCAGCCTTAATGATAGCAGGGCTTTACTTCTTTGACCATAGTGTTGCATCCCAACTGGCGCAACAAAAGGAATTCAATCTCAAGAAATCTTCGGCATATCACTATGACATATTGTTACTAGGTTTCatg ACTTTGCTTTGTGGACTAATTGGTTTGCCTCCTTCAAATGGAGTTCTGCCTCAATCCCCTATGCACACCAAGAGTCTGGCTGTTCTCAAGAAACAG TTGATCCGGAGAAAGATGGTTAAAAGTGCCAAGGAAAGCATACGGAAGAAAGCTAGCAACTCTGAAATATATGGAATGATGCAAGCAGTGTTTATAGAAATGGATAATGATCCTAAT AATCATTCAGTGGTAAAAGAACTAGAGGATTTGAAAGATTTTGTCCTAAATGGTGAAGATAAAGGAGACAACAATAAGAGCACATTTGATCTTGAGAAACACATTGATACATATTTGCCTGTAAGAGTAAAGGAGCAAAGAGTGAGCAACCTTTTACAATCACTCTTTGTTGGAGTAGCAGTGTTTGCTATGCCTGCCATAAAAATGATACCAACTTCAGTTTTGTGGGGATACTTTGCTTACATGGCTATTGATAGTCTTCCAGGGAATCAGTTTTGGGAAAGGATATTGCTTCTTTTTGTAAGACCTAGTAGATGGTACAA GTTGTTGGAAGGTGATCATGCTTCCTTTGTTGAGTCAATACCATTCAAACATATAGTATTGTTTACACTCTTCCAATGTGTGTATTTCTTGGTTTGTTTTGGAGTGACATGGATTCCAATTGCTGGAATGTTGTTCCCTTTGCCATTCTTTTTGCTGATCACATTGAGGCAATATATACTCCCCAAGCTGTTCAGTCCAAACCATCTTATGGAACTAGATGCAGCTGAGTATGAAGAAATACCTGGTGCTCCAAGACTAAGTTTCAATATATCCTACAAA TCTA AATCACCTAAAGTTGGATCAAAGGAAATAGGTAATGCTGAAATATTAGATGAGTTAACCACTAACAGAGGGGAGTTGAAGGTCAGAACTATA ATGAGCTTTAGTGAGGAAAGAAATAATCAG GTTTATCCTCATAAACTTGATTCAAACTAG